A single window of Maylandia zebra isolate NMK-2024a linkage group LG2, Mzebra_GT3a, whole genome shotgun sequence DNA harbors:
- the LOC112432987 gene encoding phospholipase D1-like has protein sequence MGTDDPQRLHRSSIDVLDPISDQFYEEAWMFTSARYTSIYQKVFHCRPSSDAGGLPGQCWPTQRGPGSEELKKILAFLVSFLFSSYPNKTFLHLLAPKRLWCPWRSGPEACAHHVDRKHSDTILEMLTVTSEANWTTQLQQE, from the exons ATGGGAACA GACGATCCTCAGCGCTTACACAGATCCTCCATCGATGTTTTGGATCCAATCAGTGATCAGTTCTACGAGGAGGCTTGGATGTTCACCAGCGCTCGCTACACCTCCATCTACCAGAAG GTTTTCCACTGTCGGCCATCCAGCGATGCTGGAGGGCTACCTGGCCAATGCTGGCCTACACAAAGAGGTCCCGGCtcggaggagctgaagaagatccttgCCTTCCTCGTCAGTTTCCTCTTCAGTTCCTATCCCAACAAAACCTTCTTGCACCTATTAGCTCCAAAGAGGCTATGGTGCCCGTGGAGGTCTGGACCTGAGGCCTGTGCTCATCACGTGGATAGAAAACACTCTGACACCATTCTGGAG ATGTTGACTGTGACCTCAGAGGCCAACTGGaccacacagctgcagcaggagtga